Proteins from a single region of Palaemon carinicauda isolate YSFRI2023 chromosome 1, ASM3689809v2, whole genome shotgun sequence:
- the LOC137658571 gene encoding la-related protein 6-like, giving the protein MLSLLSRIVIGDHSAEENHESSSTPGSSVSGETDEEYVSGDKMPIINIDRTELAQEAINSEKDDSMTSSEQTDSGEDTKDDSALDAITEVLPPLVIPSKDVCRRILELVEYYLSDGNLVKDMFLLKHVTKHREGYVSLKLVTSYKKVKRLTKDWRVVAHSLRSSKTLEMNSDETKVRRKDALPVALEEDTRPFRTLLATHISKDFSNMNQLAEFFGKFGDMISLQVFKPGGRTLTEVRLAEQENPGIIQTICALVEYEKVHCARQVMRYVNNNANECKMKIMEVPRKKQEVLLCVKGKVDPESAYYSNSELSEPPSPVYQGRTPLKKLRTPSSSVASSPCVSPITKRRNAKVTSSPESSPPSPYHARYEHPSPSSSPDDYNYRVFTEDNFHSYHQYETPGSLPLPRRNLPRSTMDSKTDSPRLNGRSSQNSNYDSNLMPMSPWLKRRAMARRNDAASPSSTPSSSPSLRRRMESSSFLPDNIMRFPKGPDGTKGFTLKRSILIAAKA; this is encoded by the coding sequence ATGTTAAGCTTACTGTCGCGTATAGTCATTGGTGACCATAGTGCTGAGGAGAATCATGAATCGTCCAGTACTCCTGGCTCATCAGTCAGTGGAGAAACAGACGAGGAATACGTCAGTGGTGATAAAATGCCCATCATCAACATAGATCGGACTGAACTGGCTCAGGAAGCCATCAATTCAGAGAAGGACGATTCCATGACATCTTCAGAACAGACAGATTCAGGTGAGGATACCAAGGATGACTCTGCCTTAGATGCTATCACTGAGGTACTTCCTCCCCTTGTGATCCCTAGCAAAGATGTCTGCCGACGCATTCTGGAGCTCGTCGAGTACTATCTTAGCGATGGAAATTTGGTGAAAGATATGTTTCTTCTGAAGCATGTCACCAAGCATCGCGAAGGTTATGTGTCTTTGAAGCTAGTAACAAGCTACAAAAAAGTAAAGAGATTGACGAAAGACTGGAGGGTTGTTGCTCATTCCCTGAGGTCATCAAAGACCTTAGAAATGAACAGTGACGAGACAAAGGTGCGCCGTAAAGATGCCTTACCTGTTGCGCTTGAAGAAGATACGCGGCCATTCAGGACACTGCTTGCTACGCACATAAGCAAAGATTTTAGTAATATGAACCAGCTGGCAGAATTCTTTGGTAAATTTGGAGACATGATCTCCCTACAGGTTTTCAAACCTGGTGGACGAACGTTAACTGAAGTTCGGTTAGCTGAACAAGAAAACCCAGGGATTATTCAGACCATTTGTGCACTGGTGGAATATGAAAAAGTTCACTGCGCTCGCCAAGTCATGAGGTACGTCAACAACAATGCTAATGAATGTAAGATGAAGATTATGGAAGTTCCTCGTAAGAAGCAGGAGGTATTACTGTGTGTTAAAGGAAAAGTGGATCCAGAGAGCGCATACTACAGCAACTCTGAGCTATCGGAGCCTCCTTCACCAGTGTATCAAGGTCGTACACCTCTGAAAAAGCTGAGGACTCCATCGTCTTCAGTTGCATCTTCTCCTTGTGTCTCGCCAATCACCAAAAGGAGAAATGCCAAAGTAACTTCATCCCCAGAATCATCCCCGCCATCCCCTTATCATGCCAGATATGAGCATCCTTCGCCATCATCCTCCCCTGATGATTACAATTACAGGGTCTTTACTGAAGATAACTTCCATTCTTACCATCAATATGAAACTCCTGGATCACTGCCACTCCCACGCCGAAATCTTCCACGCTCGACAATGGATTCTAAAACGGATTCTCCTCGTCTTAATGGCCGCTCCTCCCAGAACTCAAACTATGATAGCAATTTGATGCCCATGAGTCCCTGGCTTAAGAGACGCGCTATGGCCAGACGTAATGATGCTGCATCTCCTTCTTCAACGCCATCTTCCTCCCCAAGTCTTCGACGACGTATGGAATCTTCATCCTTCTTACCTGACAACATTATGCGATTCCCTAAAGGACCTGATGGTACCAAAGGCTTCACACTCAAACGGTCTATCCTGATTGCAGCAAAGGCATGA